From a single Herpetosiphon gulosus genomic region:
- a CDS encoding beta-ketoacyl-ACP synthase III yields MNAAITGWGRYAPDRVLTNQELEQIVDTNDEWIQSRTGIQRRHIVAEGQATSDMSARAARIALDKAGVKPEELDLIVVATTSPDLLLPSTAALVQTKLGAINAGVMDMNAACCGFLYALSAVTAMIRGGGVGKVLLCGAETISPFLNWQDRNTCVIFGDAAGAVILEATEQERGLQSYKLGAIPDTAELLWIKAGATLYPATHERLDQSEQYIQMNGSEVFKYAVRSMVDSSLHVLAQVGKTTADVQLVVPHQANLRIIEAVAKRLNVSMDQVFVNIQEYGNTSAATLPVAIAEAADAGRMQPGDTILLTAFGGGLTWASGVLVWGGK; encoded by the coding sequence ATGAATGCAGCTATTACTGGTTGGGGGCGCTACGCTCCCGATCGTGTGCTTACAAACCAAGAACTTGAACAAATTGTCGATACCAATGATGAATGGATTCAATCGCGTACCGGCATTCAGCGCCGCCATATCGTTGCCGAAGGCCAAGCTACCTCGGATATGTCGGCACGCGCCGCCCGGATTGCCCTTGATAAAGCTGGCGTAAAACCCGAAGAACTTGATTTGATTGTCGTGGCCACAACTTCGCCCGATTTACTTTTGCCCTCAACTGCCGCCTTAGTTCAAACCAAACTCGGCGCGATCAATGCTGGTGTGATGGATATGAATGCCGCATGCTGTGGCTTTTTATATGCCCTCAGCGCTGTCACAGCCATGATTCGCGGCGGCGGTGTGGGTAAAGTATTACTCTGCGGTGCAGAAACGATCTCGCCATTTTTAAATTGGCAAGATCGTAATACCTGCGTGATTTTCGGCGATGCTGCAGGGGCTGTCATCCTCGAAGCAACCGAACAAGAGCGCGGTTTGCAATCTTACAAGCTTGGGGCAATTCCCGATACTGCCGAATTATTGTGGATCAAAGCTGGCGCGACGCTGTACCCTGCAACTCACGAGCGGCTTGATCAGTCTGAACAATATATTCAGATGAATGGCTCGGAAGTGTTTAAGTATGCGGTGCGCTCAATGGTCGATAGTTCGTTGCATGTGTTGGCCCAAGTTGGCAAAACAACTGCCGATGTGCAATTGGTCGTGCCGCATCAAGCCAATTTACGCATTATCGAAGCCGTCGCTAAACGCCTGAATGTGTCGATGGATCAAGTCTTTGTCAATATTCAAGAATATGGCAATACTTCTGCTGCCACTCTGCCCGTAGCGATCGCCGAAGCCGCCGATGCTGGACGCATGCAGCCTGGCGATACGATTTTGTTGACTGCCTTTGGCGGCGGCCTGACCTGGGCTTCGGGCGTGTTGGTGTGGGGCGGAAAGTAG
- the rpmF gene encoding 50S ribosomal protein L32 — protein sequence MGALPRRKITREQRGHRRQHLALTAPSLSACPNCGGYRRPHRVCLNCGTYKGRQYLKKDNAEA from the coding sequence ATGGGCGCATTGCCACGTCGTAAAATTACCCGCGAACAACGCGGGCACCGCCGCCAACATCTTGCTTTGACCGCACCTTCATTGTCGGCTTGTCCAAACTGTGGTGGCTATCGCCGCCCACATCGCGTTTGCTTGAACTGCGGTACCTACAAAGGTCGCCAATACCTCAAGAAGGACAATGCTGAAGCATAA